The genomic region aaccctttggTTTAAATCTGGATCATTTCTTCTCCTGTAAAGCCTTCATTACACCAACTAATTAGTTCACCTTGGGCGGTAAGGAAGATCAGATTACTTTATTGTGTAACTTTCTAACATTGTATCTTACAATCTACAATCTGGGGCGGTTTGGTAATGCAAAAACAAGTTTGTGTCTGTCCTTCCCTCTTTTTTTGCTGCACGTATTCTTACCCAGCACTGTGTACGACTCTGCTGTAAACCTGTCTCTGCCGGGCCGGGCGGTCGGTGCTCTCTTAGGAGACATCAGGGCTGACCTGATTACAGAAAAGACACGAGCTAGAAAGATTCAATATTTCTGAGCTTTATTCATAATGAGAGTTAGCACATGAAATCAGCAGCTTACAAACCTGGCTGGGGAGTGCATTGGTGAGTTGGTTCGGTTCTTGTCTTTTCGGATGTCCTGTATTTTTCCTCCGCTGCTGTCCCACTCAACGCTCAAGTCCTCCACCTTCAGGTTCTGATGAGCTGAAGCAGCATCCAGCTTGAAAGTGAAAGCTGGATATTGGGAAAGAAGCAacgtttttcttttagtgtacAGGAAACTGAAAAGCCCCACATCTTTTGTCAGTCATAGTAAAATAACAGCAGCCAGATCCAAGTATTCTCACCGTGGGTTTCTAGTGTAACCGGCTCAGAGAACTCTCCCGCCACAGCCTTGTTACACGCTCTCACTCTGAACGTCAAGTACCGGGTGTCAAAGCGCAGACCTTGGAATTAGGGAAGTTTTCTAGGTTAGAAAATCTACTCAAAGTTTAACTATAAATGCCAAACATCACCTCACAGTCCTCTTCCTACCCGTGAGAGTGTGCTCCATCTCTCGTATCCCCTCCACCACCATCCAGGGGTAGTCCTCTCGGATGCGAGGTGGACCCTCGTGATTTGTGCGCCGGTGTTCTAGTATGTAGTGGTCTATCTTGCTATCAGGCTCTGGTAAACTCCAAACTACAGTCACCGTATTGTCGCACACCTGGCACTCTGACACCTGGATCTCAGGAGTAGCAGGAACTGAAGACAAAAAGAGTTTTTACCTGTTACAGATTGTGTCCAACGTCAACTTTCACTACTCTTTACTAAAATAGTCAAGAAGTGTAACAGTTCGATATTAAAGCTGCATTTAATaccacaagggggcagtatTTTCCTAAAAGAAGTCTGACATGACCTTGtggcaaaatataaatatttattttatttttatttttttttacatgcacttgataaaaaaaaagtcgcCCTTCTCTGTGCCCAACTCTTCACTCACATTCATCTGATAAACTTTCACCTTTTCTATTTACTGTATCCTGTTTAACCAGCAGTGTGTCTTAGCTCTGTGTGTCTTAGCTTTACAGCTAAAAGCAGGCGATTCAGATCAGATTGAGACCCACACTACATATGTAGGCTGTCAAACCGCAACGGTGCAATAACGAGGTTAGGAGGTCTCGCACAGCTGTGGAGTGATACTTCTCTGTGGTTTTATTGCTGTATGTAACTCCCCGTCACATCACATGTATTCATTTGActcattaatataaaaaaatgctGGTAAGTGGAACATACTGCAGGAAGTTTAACACACAGCAAGCATCGACCCTTTCTTTTGTTCTggttgaaaaaacacaaaaatgcctACACTGCGCTTAACAACACCTCCAGGGTGGCAGCTTATACTTTATCTACCAAACACAGCCTGACCAGAATCTCTTAAGTATTTTTTTGAACTCTTAACTTCATTGTGTTGTGAAATTAAGTGTAATGTGCAGTGACTCATTTCGGGTTGTTTTATCTAGATTGCATCGTCTTACTTTTGAAATTCATTGAGGTGAAGTTAGACTACATGTACTGTGTAGCAGTTCAAGGTGTAACAATACAAAAGCTCAAATCTTAAAAGagttttcacacatgaactcaGGTGGGAACGTTAACCAGATTTCCCCCCTTTTCCCACATGCAGCACACCGGATCACGcagcctgcttcaaaaacaCTGTTTAGTTTAGGAGATCCCGCTGCCTGAACAGACGCACATCCCGCCTAGCTGCTGTAAACTCTCCTCATATTTTATCTGCTCTACTATATGACCTAGTGAAAAACTACCTGGACTTTGTACGAGGGAGCAGGCAGGTTACAGGTTGTTTAACTTCCGATGCGATTGAGACAGTTGTGCCCTCACGTGCAGCTCTGCTGAtcagagaaacaactgaaagCCGACAATGACATGACTAGATGCAGATTTTAtaccaaaaaaagtaatttttcagacaaaaactgtaaagtaattagttactaattataGTAAAATACTACAGCTGTAATTAATAATTACTCAAAGTAATTATTAGTAACTAGAGCTGTTAAGGAGAACCTCAATTTCAGCTCCATATTTAAATTCTTGGACTCTGAATCATGCTAAGCTACTCTTGtagagttcaaaataatccttactAATCTTATGCTCAGCTGTACTGCAGCCCCTAATTTTATCTGACCTTCAGCCCTTCTctctttaactttatttatataaacacattaaaaaccactaaaactaaataaattaaacatgttCCTGAATATTGATGCTACACAACATTTACAGCAGGAACCTATCCTCCAGAGATGAACTATTTCCAAAagcctgacaaaaaaaaaagaaaaagaagaggtaCATTTTCAGTTTAGATTTAACAACCGTCACAGGCGATGCTCATCCGATTGCAAAAACAGCCGAGGCAAACATCCCTCTTTTCAGAAAGCATCAATCAGAGGAATGATCAGGAGTGGCACACTTTAATGATATTGAGTGTATGGAGGCAGACTATCTACCACATATCCAGGTGCAAGACCATTTAAGGctttaaacacaaacagtttTCCTTTATATTGGATTCTGTAGTGCACACTACCTGTAAATAATCAACAAGTAACTGACCTACTAATCTATGCAGTGCATTACAAGAGTCGAGTATAGATGTAACTAAGTGTGCATGTGTAACTTTCTTATCATTGGTTATCCCTTTTAAACAGAAGCTTTAAACAATCAACCGGGTGTGtaaaattaaacagaagtaGAGAAGCAGAGTGCTGCTTTAATGTTGTGCAAGTCAGCAACTCCTTCGTTTCAGACCTGGGAGAAATTTGAGTCCTTGCAACATCTCCCTCTCCTGGCTGAAATCCACCATCAAGTGACTCATGTTGTCACTGGCTTTAGCCTTCAGGGAGAGGCGAAAGGCTGGAGCCATTGTGACGCTGTGgagaaagacacacaaaaaacacacaaagacgtGGGGTGGAAACAAGTGCGGGTCTATTATTGAACTGAACCAGAGGGCGACAAAGAAGAAACAGGTGATTCTAGTACTGCTCACTAAGAAAAGACCACTAACTACATTTCTGACATACTAGCGCTGAACTCATCACCCTAATTCAAAAAGCGGAGCTAGAGAGGGAGCAGCATTCATCCAGGGAGGGGCTGACACAGGATGGCACAGACTCGAGATGAGAGTGGGGAAACTCAGAGACAAAAGAGTGGAAAGCTTCCATCGTGCTTACTGTCTATGAAATGGGTGCGGTGGCTACAGGTTTGAATGCATGCACGCTACATTCATTAGATGGCTCGCTGGTTACAGGAGGCTATGACAAAAGGAAAGCAATGGATTGCTGAGTACTATACCTATCCTTAATGTCTTTGGCCGCCTGGAGAGGAGAAGCACAGagagggaaaggaaaaaaagaggagagacaCGGAGCGAAGAGAGAACTGAGTAGGAGCCCATCATGTTGTCATTCAACACAAAAAGCTGCCGGTGGCCATGTTAAAATCACTGCTAGTATGACAGCACAAGGAGGACAGATTAAATCGTATGTGGACACTGAAATTCACATCAAACGGCGCAGCAGCATGACTGTCAGTTACCTGAGTAAAACCGTCCGTCTCAGAGGAGCAGAGCGTCTGATTGGCCATCTCCAGAAGCTCCTCTGAACTCTCCAGGGCTTTGGAGCAGGCGCTCAGCTGACTCTGAGAAAAGACCAACTTACAGTCAAATGGAGCGCATCTGCAAACTCCCACAGGTTATTCGTCTGTATAATAAGTTGATTGTGTTGCCAGCAGAAGCCATGGAGCTAGCTGCATCATTTGAGAGTCATCGCTCAGTCCTGAGGCTACAGACGTTTTTGAATTATTGGTATTTTGACCTgagatgaatgaaaacaaagatcAGCCTTCATTCATGCAGCTAGTTTGGAATAAATGTTGCAAAGAAAGAgagtaaaaaaaagcaaaaaatgcaaACTTGAGATGAGTCATTTTCACCTCCTCTCTGCAGCAGGTACCTCTGGCTCCACAGCTGCAAGTTCCTGGCCTTACCTTGTTTATTGTTACACAATATGAACAAAAGTATCGGACCACGCCTCgtaatctttgaattcaggtgtatGAAAATCAAGCATGCAATCGGCCTTTACAGACTGCATGGCTCACTGAATTCGATGGTGCTGTAATAGGATGCCTCTGTTGAGATCTCTTGTAAGAGGCTTGTTGCAACATGGAAGTGTTTAGGAACCATGCTAGCTCAGCCATGAATTATATCGATGACATAAAGTTACAGAGCGGGGTCGCCGAGTGCATAAAACTCGCCGACGCTCTGCTGATTCAGTAACTGCAGAGTTCCAAacttcctctggcattaacaccAGCACAAACACTGTGTGCCGGGAGCTTCACTGCATGGGTTTCCATGCTTGAACAGCTCctgcaggtgtaatgtggagATGGCTCAGTAGTTTTGAGGCATATAGCGTATATTTCtcttctcgctctctctctatGGTCTTCTTTcttacttcattttttaaagcactttaacaagCTAAAGCa from Astatotilapia calliptera chromosome 23, fAstCal1.2, whole genome shotgun sequence harbors:
- the fsd1 gene encoding fibronectin type III and SPRY domain-containing protein 1; translated protein: MGDQKESLRKITHTLAMKNEEISNFICTLKQSLDNLEANSNRVQEDLESECSSLHAVLDEMKENMLTRIKQERASRTYELQSQLSACSKALESSEELLEMANQTLCSSETDGFTQAAKDIKDSVTMAPAFRLSLKAKASDNMSHLMVDFSQEREMLQGLKFLPVPATPEIQVSECQVCDNTVTVVWSLPEPDSKIDHYILEHRRTNHEGPPRIREDYPWMVVEGIREMEHTLTGLRFDTRYLTFRVRACNKAVAGEFSEPVTLETHAFTFKLDAASAHQNLKVEDLSVEWDSSGGKIQDIRKDKNRTNSPMHSPARSALMSPKRAPTARPGRDRFTAESYTVLADTVIDAGQQYWEVRFDKESKAFAVGVALRSLGRFDQLGKSSASWCIHLNNWLQQSLTAKHNNKARTLDCPIPNSIGVYINYDEGILSFYNAKTKQLMHTFKTKFQQPVIPAFMVWNGSFSVVTGLQVPSVVQSGQRKNSGTSSSNASLN